In Desulfovibrio sp. Fe33, a genomic segment contains:
- a CDS encoding late competence development ComFB family protein, with translation MLKKQLKIRGVDVSKITNRNESRVASLIPEIIEEYYEDYIFEDLDIQDIYALSLNLLPAAYAQAGSIVLSDRISDYEIRAKIRKAVERVLDNPTRAND, from the coding sequence ATGCTCAAAAAACAGTTGAAGATACGCGGAGTGGACGTCTCCAAAATCACCAACCGCAACGAAAGCAGGGTGGCCTCGCTGATCCCGGAGATCATCGAGGAGTATTACGAAGACTATATTTTCGAGGATCTGGACATCCAGGACATCTACGCCCTGTCCCTGAACCTGCTCCCGGCCGCCTATGCCCAGGCCGGGTCCATCGTCCTCTCGGACCGCATTTCTGACTACGAAATCCGGGCCAAGATACGGAAGGCGGTGGAACGGGTACTGGACAACCCCACGCGGGCGAACGATTAA